A genomic region of Phocoena sinus isolate mPhoSin1 chromosome 18, mPhoSin1.pri, whole genome shotgun sequence contains the following coding sequences:
- the MED4 gene encoding mediator of RNA polymerase II transcription subunit 4: MAASSSGEKEKERPGGGSGAAGGNSTRERLLSALEDLEVLSRELIEMLAISRNQKLLQSGEENQVLELLIHRDGEFQELMKLALNQGKIHHEMQVLEKEVEKRDSDIQQLQKQLKEAEQILATAVYQAKEKLKSIEKARKGAISSEEIIKYAHRISASNAVCAPLTWVPGDPRRPYPTDLEMRSGLLGQMNNPSTNGVNGHLPGDALAAGRLPDVLAPQYPWQSNDIAMNMLPPNHSNDFLLEPPGHNKENEDDVEVMSTDSSSSSSDSD; encoded by the exons ATGGCGGCGTCTTCTAGTGGCGAGAAGGAGAAGGAGCGGCCGGGCGGCGGCTCGGGAGCTGCAGGCGGTAACAGCACGCGTGAGAGGCTGCTGTCTGCGCTGGAAGATCTGGAGGTCTTGTCGAG agAACTTATAGAAATGCTGGCGATTTCTAGAAACCAAAAGTTGTTACAGTCTGGAGAGGAAAACCAG GTCCTGGAGTTGTTAATTCATAGAGATGGGGAATTTCAAGAACTAATGAAATTGGCACTTAATCAGGGAAAAATCCATCATGAAATGcaagttttagaaaaagaagtagaaaaaagagACAGTGATATTCAGCAACTACAAAAACAGCTAAAGGAAGCGGAACAGATACTG GCAACAGCTGTTTaccaagcaaaagaaaaactcaagtcaatagaaaaagcaagaaaag GTGCTATCTCCTCTGAAGAAATAATTAAGTATGCACATAGGATTAGTGCAAGTAATGCTGTGTGTGCCCCACTGACCTGGGTCCCAG GGGACCCACGGAGACCATACCCAACTGATTTGGAGATGAGAAGTGGATTATTGGGCCAGATGAACAACCCTTCCACTAATGGAGTGAACGGTCATCTACCAGGGGACGCACTTGCAGCAGGCAGATTGCCAG atGTCCTTGCTCCACAGTATCCATGGCAGTCAAATGATATAGCAATGAATATGTTACCACCAAATCACAGTAATGACTTTTTGTTGGAACCTCCAGGAcataacaaagaaaatgaagatgatgtaGAGGTTATGTCAACAGACTCCTCAAGCAGTAGTAGTGACTCTGATTAA
- the NUDT15 gene encoding nucleotide triphosphate diphosphatase NUDT15 isoform X1: MEEKKQHFRHIMLDYFKKGKNATETQKKICAVYGEDAVTERTCQKWFAKFRAGDFSLDDAPRSGRPVEVDSDQIETLIESNRRYTTREIADILKISKSSVENHLHQLGYMNRFDVWVPHKLSEKNLLDRISACDSLLKRNENVPFLKQIVMGNEKWILYNNGERKRSWSKRNEPPPTTPKAGLHPKKVMLCIWWDWKGVLYYELLPENQTINSNKYCSQLDQLKAALDEKRPELVNRKRIIFHQDTTRPHVSLMTRQKLSQLGWEVLIPPPYSPDIAPSDFHLFRSLQNSLNGRNFNSLEECKRHLEQFFAQKDKKFWEDGIMKLPEKWQKVVEQKGEYVVQ, from the coding sequence atggaagaaaaaaagcaacattttcggcatattatgcttgattatttcaagaaaggtaaaaatgcaactgaaacgcaaaaaaagatttgcgcagtgtatggagaagatgCTGTGACTGagcgaacgtgtcaaaagtggtttgcgaagtttcgtgctggagatttctcgctggacgatgctccacggtcaggtagaccagttgaagttgatagcgatcaaatcgagacgtTAATTGAGAGCAATCGACGTTATACCACTCGGGAGATAGCCgatatactcaaaatatccaaatcaagcgttgaaaatcatttgcaccagcttggttatatGAATCGCTTTGacgtttgggttccacataagttaagcgagaaaaaccttcttgaccgtatttccgcatgcgattctctactgaaacgtaatgaaaacgttccatttttaaaacaaattgtgatgggcaatgaaaaatggatactgtacaataatggggaacggaagagatcgtggagcaagcgaaatgaaccgccaccaaccacaccaaaggccggtcttcatccaaagaaagtgatgttgtgtatatggtgggattggaagggagtcctctattatgagctccttccggaaaaccaaacgattaattccaacaagtactgctcccagttagatcaactgaaagcagcactcgacgaaaagcgtccagaattagtcaacagaaaacgcataatcttccatcaggataccacaagaccgcatgtttctttgatgaccaggcaaaaactgtcacagcttggctgggaagttctgattcctccaccttattcaccagacattgcaccttcggatttccatttatttcggtctttacaaaattctcttaatgggagaaatttcaattccctggaagaatgtaaaaggcacctggaacagttctttgctcaaaaagataaaaagttttgggaagatggaattatgaagttgcctgaaaaatggcagaaggtagtggaacaaaagggtgaatacgtcgTTCAatga